GTCGTAGGACACCAGCGCATCCTCGCCGAGCGCGGCGCGATCGAACCGCGCCCTCATCGCCGCGACATTCCCCCGCCGCCACGCCAGCCGCGCCGCCGCGGCGGCATCGCTGGGATCGGTGAACCGATCCTGCTGCTCCTTGCGCCCGAGCCCGGTGAGCTCCTCCGGATCAAGCGCCAGCTGCGCCTCGAACGCGGCATCGAGAAAGGCGGTGAGTGCGGCGTCGGTGGTGCCGGCGGCTGCAGGCGCCGCTGTGTTGCCGGCGGCGCGTGCCGCAGGCGCCAGGACCATGCTGGACGCCAGCGCCAATGAGAAATCGCGTCGTGACAGGGACACGGGAGCCCTTTCCTTATGCTTCATGGGGGCGGGGGTACCGTGGGGGAGGGATCGGGGCCAAGGGTAAAGTTGGGTGGGGCCGCGTCGCTCATTGGGACAATCCTGCCGGTTCCGAGTGACGTTTGTATCGGCAGCTAGCAGTGAAAGCCGACGTTAGGCTCGGCGCAATGCGAGCATCATTGTCACGGGGCTTCGGGGACGCTGCCTTTCGCTGCGTCGCGCGATGTACACTTATGAAGTTGGGCGTGCGCATACCGTCGCGAGGAGAACCACCGACATCTGCTAGGCACGATCGCACCGCTACGTTGCAATTTGGATCTGCGCCTGCGCCATTGCTGCGATGCTGGTCTGGACCTCGGCGTACAGCTCGGCTTCGATGTTCTCGGCATCGATCTCGACAATCAATGCGAAGCGAGCCTTGGGCGGCTCGCCTTTGAGCAGGGCCTTGTTTTTCCACCAGCCGGCGACCGGATGGACAGCGATCAGATTGCGGCGCGCGAGATCCGATGCCTTGCTGGTCAGTTGATCGATGTGCAGCGAGCCTACGTCTCGCCGGACGCTGCCGAAATCCCAGCTGTCGTCTTCCTCGCTCATTGGACCTTCCACGGGATCGGCCAGTTTGCTTATGCGCGCGAGAAATTGCTCGGCCTTCTCGCTCGCCCGATTTAGCTTGAAGCGAAGATTGTGTGACGCATAGCGGTAGCGAGAGCCACGGGACGCTTCCGATGGGTTGGGCTCGACGAACGAACTCAGCGCAACGCGAAGAGTGATTTGCGCATTGCCGAGTTTGCGTAGTTCCTCGACTGGCCAGGGGAGCTCGAAAAGCCGCATTTCCTTGTGGATATCGCCGCCGGTAGCGTCGGAAAGTCCATAGGGAATGATCTCGTCCTGGATTACCAGGGTCAACGCGTTGGACGCGCTGCGTCGCGCACGCGCCATATCTGGCACGCCATAGCCGTAACGCCGGAACAGCGGCGCATACGCTCCCTTGACCGCGTTAGCGGGCAGATGCGACTTCATCTGATCGGTCCAGCGCGCCGAGGCGACATATAGCGCACGGATCGTCTCGGGCCAGAGCTGGGGATATTCCGACCACAATTGCGTGACCTGTCCCGCCGCCAAAGCGGTCGCCGCGCTGGTATCGTGGCAGAGGGTGAAGGAGCGGATCGGATATTGGTGACTGGTCGTCAGCAGTGAGAGAGCGCCATGGGTCATCGGAGGTGTGGCCGAGGTCCAGTTGCCGCCTTCCATAACGATGTCGGGCTTGAGCGGCCACTGCGACGACCAGGACGCAGTTCGCGAGGCCGGCGAGAGATCACCGAATGGTGCCAGCGCGGCTATCGCCTCACCGGGAGGCATCATGGTCTTCTCGGTGAATGCACCTACACAGATCGCGTTCCAGGCCTGCGCGGGCGACTCTAGTTCACTGTCCGCGTGATCGCAGGTCTCGAGATAATGACCAGCCCCGAAGCTGTTCGCGTCGGTATTGCCGGCCGAGTTGAGGATCAGACGTGGCGCATCGCCGATGCCCGATACACCCGCCGCGAGTTGATCGATCTCGCTCGACCATGAGGTCGGCGCGCCGTCATGCGGCGTGTCGTCGCTAGTCGTCGTTGCCAGAGCGAAGGTTCGCCTTCTCTCGGTCACTTCGACAGCATCGACACCATTGCGGGTAACAGCACCCAACAAATGATGCGGATTGAAGCCAGCGTCAGGGATCAGCTTCACTGACTCCAGTCGATAACCGACTGTGAACGGAAGCATATCTTGAAGCCGGGGCGTCAAGTCTCCGAGCAAAGCGAGACCGGCGAGCGCGGTACCATGTCCCTTTAGATCTTCCACGCCCCAGCCCGGATTGGCGGCATGCCGGTCCTCGGCAGCCAGCACAGGCTGGATCAGCGGATGTGCCCGGCTGATGCCAGTATCCATCAAGGTCAAATAACCGACATCCGCGCCATCCGGCCAATTCGCACGCTGCGCGAGGTCGCTGACCCAAGCGGCTTGTTCGACAATGTCGAGCTCATCGAAAAAGTCCGCGGTGACCGTCGGCGCCGCTAGCGCGCGAACCGCGCCCAATCGTCGCACGGCGAGCGCGAGCTGGTCGCGGCTGGCCTCGCCCGTAACGACCGTGTCCTCGGGAAAATGCAGGCGATCGGCACCTATCGCGATGCCATAGTCTGCCGCCCTGGTTACGAAAGCCTCGGCCTGATCCGGCTCGAGCCAGATTTCCCAATGCACGGAACCCGCATCGGTGGGAAACTTGTCAGGCGGGCTCCGCCAGAGCGCTCGCAATCCGGCTTCGACGATTGCCCCCAGGCTCTGCACCAGATCAGCGTTCTTGGGCCGTCCAGGCACCGTCACGCCGTCCTTTTCCTTGTCCGGCATGTTCTCGGCGCCGAACTGCTCGACCTTCTTACGGAGATTTTCGACGCCTTTGGCGGTTGCGAATACCGTCGCGGTCTCAGTTGTGACGCCGTCGGCCACTTCTGACGCGACGCGCAACAGCTCGACGCCGCTTGAGCCCAAACTGTCCTTCTTCAGCTTTTCCCCCGGCCGGCTTCCGACCTCAAGATAGAGGCCCGGCATTTCCGTAGATATTGCGGGTAGCGTGTCGATCGCGTGGAGCAGGGCCTGGGCATGCCCGGCGCGATCCAGAACGTCACTCGGAGGCTTTCCCCCGCCGCCTCCCTTTGACCGGAACGGCTGCGGCGTTCCCAGACCCTGCAGAAGAAAGTGCGGTAGATCGCGTGCCATTGCCGCCTCGTCCTAATCCTTGCAGCGAGCGGCGGCGCTCCAGCGACTCCAGCAAGTCTACGGTGGTTATACGTTCACGATCGCCAAGGACCGCACGCCGCGCGGCGTCTTCGGCGGCCGCGATAACGTCGGCGGTGGAAAGACCGTTTGCGCAGTCGGTGACCCTCTTCCACGACAAATGCGCCGTAGAGAAACCGATCAGGCGCCGCTCAAGGGCATGGCGGATCGAGGCAGTGTCCGGTAGCTCGTAGGAAAGCACGAGATCGAACCGGCGTAGCACCGCGCGATCGAGGATCTCGGCGAGATTGGTCGTGGCGATCACCACGGACGGACCGGTATCCTCGTCGAGAAATTGCAGGAATGAGTTCAGGACGCGACGGGCTTCTCCCACATCGTTGCCGTCGCCACGCGTCGCGGCCAGTGCGTCGATTTCGTCGAACAGATAGACGCCGCGGGTTGACTTTACGGCATCGAAAACGAGCTTGAGCTTTTGCGCGGTCTCTCCCATGAATTTGGTGATCAGCCCGTGCAGCATGACCGTGAACAAGGGGAATTGCAGTTCGCCCGCCAGGCCGTGCGCGCTGAGAGTTTTGCCCGTGCCGGGAGGGCCTGACAGCAAGATACGGCGACGCGGCTTGAGGCCCTTCTCCTCCAGCTTATCCCGCAGCTTCTGCTCGACGACGATGTGCCGGAGTTCATCCTCGATTAGCTCGGGCAAGATTAAGTCACCGAGCCGCGTCGCGGGATAGGATGCTGCCAGAAACTGGGCCAGATCGCCGCGCGGGGCAGCGATCGGCGTCAGCTTAGGCCCTGCCTGCGACGGACGCTGCCCGGCATGCGCCCATTGCCGCAGCTGCTCGGCGAGGCGCGTATGCCCCTTCTGATCCTCGGCCGCAGAAAGCTGCATCGCGAGATCGAAGAATCGATCGGCGTCACCTTCCGCGTGGCTCTTGACGAGACCAATAAGCTGTTGCGCCGATGCCATGCCCCAACATGTATCGCGGGATCACCGCAGATACATCCCCTTTTGGGCCTCCATATCGGAAGCTCGGCTCGGCGTCAGCCTCCGACGCCTAACATATGGCACTTCGGAAGGTCTAGAATCAGATTGGGGTGCGTCGCTGTCAGACGGCTTCGTGCTGAGCGAATGGTAGATTCTGACAAGAGCTGCCGTTCAAAGCCTGCCCGGCGGATAGCGGATTTTGGTCGGGAGCAGCCGGAAATTGGGTCAAGTCGCATCCGCGGTGCACCGCAGCCGGCCGTTCGGGTCCATCGACCGGCTGCCGGGAACCCGACATCGAGGGTCGGGTGCGCCGTCGGAGGGCCGGGAAGCGTTCAGCCGGGACATCGGCCGAATGGCGACGTGGCTCGGTCTCCATGCCGGCGTCGCTTCGACCGGCGCTTACGGCTGAGGCGCTGCCTCATCCTGGCCCGGCGGTTGGGCCGCTTGCGCCTTGCGCATTTCCTCGATTTCAGCCGCGGTCTTGAAATCGATCAGCTCGACCTGGAAGACGAGGTCGGAATTGGCCGGGATCGTTTCCGATGCCTGCGCGCCATAGGCCATCGCCGCCGGAATGCAGAGCCGCACGATCGCGGTTCGGCTCAGCAACTTCAATCCTTCCGAGAAGCCCGGGATCACCCCGCCGACCGGCATCGGCGTCTGCATGTTCTGGTCGAACACCGCCCCGGTCGCGGCGAGATATCCGACATAGTTCACGAGGACCATGTCCTCCCCCGCCGGCTGCGCGCCCGTCCCCGCACGCAGCATCGTGTAGCCGAGCCCGGACGGCGTTTTGGCGGTGCATGCGCGCTGCGACGCGGGCACGATCGGCATCAACGGTAGCGGGATGATCCCGGCATTCGGTTCCGCCGGCTTCGGCGAAGCGGTGGCGGGCGCCGCTGCGCGAACGGCCGGCACGCCGGCGAGCAGCGGCATGACCAGCAATGGCATTACCAGCAATGGCAGGGAGATCCGGGAGATCAGGCGGGGCGTCAAGCGACGGAAGGCGTTCATGATCGGGCCATAGGCAGGATCGACGCGTTCGGGCAAGCGGAAGGCGATGGGCCGGCCCCAAACGAAATCGCCGGAAGCAGCGCAGGCAAAGCACCCACGCCACCCCCGGCAATCCTCACATCACATCCCACGCGAAACGCGCGCTATCCGTCAGTCTCTCAGAACTGAACCGACCGGCCCCCCACCGCGCCCACCGCCGGCGGCGCGAACTTGGTCAGCTCGATGCCGTCGACGGCGGCCTTATATTCCGCGG
The window above is part of the Sphingomonas sanxanigenens DSM 19645 = NX02 genome. Proteins encoded here:
- a CDS encoding AAA family ATPase, with the translated sequence MASAQQLIGLVKSHAEGDADRFFDLAMQLSAAEDQKGHTRLAEQLRQWAHAGQRPSQAGPKLTPIAAPRGDLAQFLAASYPATRLGDLILPELIEDELRHIVVEQKLRDKLEEKGLKPRRRILLSGPPGTGKTLSAHGLAGELQFPLFTVMLHGLITKFMGETAQKLKLVFDAVKSTRGVYLFDEIDALAATRGDGNDVGEARRVLNSFLQFLDEDTGPSVVIATTNLAEILDRAVLRRFDLVLSYELPDTASIRHALERRLIGFSTAHLSWKRVTDCANGLSTADVIAAAEDAARRAVLGDRERITTVDLLESLERRRSLQGLGRGGNGTRSTALSSAGSGNAAAVPVKGRRRGKASE
- a CDS encoding S8 family peptidase yields the protein MARDLPHFLLQGLGTPQPFRSKGGGGGKPPSDVLDRAGHAQALLHAIDTLPAISTEMPGLYLEVGSRPGEKLKKDSLGSSGVELLRVASEVADGVTTETATVFATAKGVENLRKKVEQFGAENMPDKEKDGVTVPGRPKNADLVQSLGAIVEAGLRALWRSPPDKFPTDAGSVHWEIWLEPDQAEAFVTRAADYGIAIGADRLHFPEDTVVTGEASRDQLALAVRRLGAVRALAAPTVTADFFDELDIVEQAAWVSDLAQRANWPDGADVGYLTLMDTGISRAHPLIQPVLAAEDRHAANPGWGVEDLKGHGTALAGLALLGDLTPRLQDMLPFTVGYRLESVKLIPDAGFNPHHLLGAVTRNGVDAVEVTERRRTFALATTTSDDTPHDGAPTSWSSEIDQLAAGVSGIGDAPRLILNSAGNTDANSFGAGHYLETCDHADSELESPAQAWNAICVGAFTEKTMMPPGEAIAALAPFGDLSPASRTASWSSQWPLKPDIVMEGGNWTSATPPMTHGALSLLTTSHQYPIRSFTLCHDTSAATALAAGQVTQLWSEYPQLWPETIRALYVASARWTDQMKSHLPANAVKGAYAPLFRRYGYGVPDMARARRSASNALTLVIQDEIIPYGLSDATGGDIHKEMRLFELPWPVEELRKLGNAQITLRVALSSFVEPNPSEASRGSRYRYASHNLRFKLNRASEKAEQFLARISKLADPVEGPMSEEDDSWDFGSVRRDVGSLHIDQLTSKASDLARRNLIAVHPVAGWWKNKALLKGEPPKARFALIVEIDAENIEAELYAEVQTSIAAMAQAQIQIAT
- a CDS encoding FKBP-type peptidyl-prolyl cis-trans isomerase — its product is MPERVDPAYGPIMNAFRRLTPRLISRISLPLLVMPLLVMPLLAGVPAVRAAAPATASPKPAEPNAGIIPLPLMPIVPASQRACTAKTPSGLGYTMLRAGTGAQPAGEDMVLVNYVGYLAATGAVFDQNMQTPMPVGGVIPGFSEGLKLLSRTAIVRLCIPAAMAYGAQASETIPANSDLVFQVELIDFKTAAEIEEMRKAQAAQPPGQDEAAPQP